A part of Amycolatopsis lurida genomic DNA contains:
- a CDS encoding serpin family protein: MTVFTRSLALGLVVLLTACGAEPAREEPPAPLPVTQQVASDMAAAVEAAGGFGLDLLTAPALASGPNLVLSPVSVSTAVQMVGAGAKGDTAAQIRKVLRLPGDGPPVPPVAGHEDLKVSNTAWIQRGLGIKPGYRDVVRDRFGAATRDEDFVADPGGARDRINRTVADQTQGRIEDLFPEKSITGDTRLVLANALYLKVPWAREFPRDLTMDAPFTRADGSAVTVPMMRTAPEIQLGYAEGPGYQAVTLPYRGGRLAFTVIVPAAIDALRGKGIAALLGEIRPATVELAMPRFTVRSALDLTAPLKEAGMPTAFEPGADFSGITDEARLRIASVQHKTFVQVDEEGTEAAAATGVDARAVSAELPRTVTADRPFLFVITDTATGAPLFLGRIGDPAAG; encoded by the coding sequence TGACGGTGTTCACTCGGTCCCTCGCGCTCGGCCTGGTCGTGCTGCTCACGGCGTGCGGTGCGGAACCCGCCCGCGAAGAACCACCAGCGCCGCTGCCCGTGACCCAGCAGGTGGCTTCCGACATGGCCGCGGCGGTCGAGGCGGCCGGCGGCTTCGGGCTCGACCTGCTCACCGCGCCCGCCCTGGCGAGCGGGCCGAACCTCGTGCTGTCGCCGGTGAGCGTCTCCACGGCGGTGCAGATGGTCGGCGCCGGCGCGAAGGGCGACACCGCGGCGCAGATCCGGAAGGTGCTGCGTCTTCCCGGAGACGGGCCTCCCGTCCCGCCGGTCGCCGGCCACGAGGATCTGAAGGTGTCGAACACGGCCTGGATCCAGCGGGGGCTCGGGATCAAGCCCGGGTACCGGGACGTGGTGCGCGACCGGTTCGGTGCGGCGACGAGGGACGAGGACTTCGTCGCCGACCCCGGCGGCGCCCGTGATCGGATCAACCGGACGGTGGCGGACCAGACCCAGGGCAGGATCGAAGACCTGTTCCCGGAGAAGTCGATCACCGGCGACACCAGGCTCGTCCTCGCCAACGCCCTGTACCTGAAAGTGCCATGGGCGCGGGAATTCCCCCGCGACCTCACCATGGACGCGCCGTTCACCAGGGCCGACGGGTCGGCGGTGACCGTCCCGATGATGCGCACGGCTCCGGAGATCCAGCTGGGTTACGCCGAAGGGCCGGGGTATCAGGCGGTCACGCTGCCCTATCGCGGCGGGCGGCTGGCCTTCACCGTGATCGTGCCCGCCGCGATCGACGCCCTTCGCGGCAAGGGAATCGCCGCGCTGCTCGGCGAGATCCGGCCTGCCACCGTGGAACTGGCCATGCCCAGGTTCACCGTCCGGTCCGCGCTGGACCTGACGGCGCCGCTCAAGGAGGCGGGCATGCCCACGGCGTTCGAACCCGGCGCGGACTTCAGCGGCATCACCGACGAAGCCCGGCTACGGATCGCTTCGGTGCAGCACAAGACCTTCGTCCAGGTCGACGAGGAGGGCACCGAGGCCGCGGCGGCCACGGGGGTCGACGCCCGAGCCGTGTCGGCCGAGTTGCCGCGCACCGTGACCGCCGACCGCCCGTTCCTCTTCGTCATCACCGACACGGCCACCGGGGCGCCGCTGTTCCTCGGCCGGATCGGCGACCCGGCCGCCGGCTAG